Proteins co-encoded in one Paraburkholderia terrae genomic window:
- a CDS encoding co-chaperone GroES: MNLRPLHDRVIVKRLDQETKTASGIVIPEAAAEKPDQGEILAVGPGKRDDKGALIALDVKVGDRVLFGKYAGQTVKVDGNELLVMREEDIMAVVNK, translated from the coding sequence ATGAACCTTCGTCCTTTGCATGATCGCGTGATCGTCAAGCGTCTGGATCAGGAAACCAAGACCGCGTCGGGCATCGTGATCCCCGAAGCCGCAGCAGAAAAGCCGGATCAAGGCGAAATTCTGGCAGTCGGCCCGGGCAAGCGTGACGACAAGGGCGCCCTGATCGCGCTCGACGTCAAGGTCGGCGACCGCGTCCTGTTCGGCAAGTACGCAGGCCAGACCGTCAAGGTCGACGGCAACGAACTGCTGGTGATGCGCGAAGAAGACATCATGGCCGTTGTCAACAAGTAA
- a CDS encoding MFS transporter, which translates to MKNLLNSLASGNWRALLACFLYFDTGFTVWVMFGPLAPFIHKDIAMSPAELGFLVAVPVLGAAILRVTLGNLYQACDGRRVALMGIALSAIPSVVLLLMPGTPSYTLLLILGVFLGVGGASFAVALPMAGSNYPPKVQGLVLGLAAAGNIGAVLDGFMFPALADQFGWAKAAGAALPLLGLAAIALFFWAKDLGQKSGSGVQAMRSFIVTLVGLVALVVAVHAGVFGAGKTGVLLLPVLGALLAIAVLPKHYRSVLVEGDTWVVMLVYSITFGGFVGMSSYVTTLLISLYQMPRLEAGLFMSLLACIGALVRPIGGLVADRISGVRALVILLAAISLCDFLFAAWMPPVSAGIALLIAMYVCFGLGNGATFQLVPQRWKGKTGLMSGIVGAAGGIGGFYLPVIMGIAKEGTGSYQMGFATFGVLAALAFGLVVLHRARWLEWALPKESHVVVEPIRAGVRVDSGV; encoded by the coding sequence ATGAAAAACCTGCTGAATTCGCTTGCGAGCGGTAACTGGCGCGCGCTGCTTGCGTGCTTTCTCTACTTCGATACCGGCTTCACCGTCTGGGTCATGTTCGGGCCGCTCGCGCCGTTCATTCACAAGGACATCGCGATGTCGCCCGCGGAACTGGGCTTCCTCGTCGCGGTGCCCGTGCTCGGCGCGGCGATCCTGCGCGTGACGCTCGGCAATCTCTACCAGGCTTGCGACGGACGGCGCGTCGCGCTGATGGGCATCGCGCTGTCGGCGATTCCTTCCGTCGTGCTGCTGCTGATGCCGGGCACGCCGTCGTACACGCTGCTGCTGATTCTCGGCGTGTTTCTCGGCGTCGGCGGCGCGAGCTTTGCCGTTGCGCTGCCGATGGCGGGCAGCAACTATCCGCCGAAAGTGCAGGGTCTGGTGCTGGGGCTGGCGGCTGCGGGCAACATCGGTGCGGTGCTCGACGGCTTTATGTTCCCCGCGCTCGCCGATCAGTTCGGCTGGGCGAAAGCTGCGGGCGCAGCGCTGCCGCTGCTGGGTCTTGCCGCTATCGCGCTGTTCTTCTGGGCGAAGGATCTTGGACAGAAGTCGGGCAGCGGCGTGCAGGCTATGCGCAGTTTCATCGTGACGCTGGTGGGTCTCGTCGCGCTCGTGGTCGCCGTGCATGCGGGCGTGTTCGGCGCGGGCAAGACGGGCGTGCTGCTGCTGCCCGTGCTCGGCGCGCTGCTCGCGATTGCGGTGCTGCCGAAGCACTATCGCAGCGTGCTCGTCGAGGGCGATACGTGGGTTGTGATGCTGGTCTATAGCATTACGTTTGGTGGTTTCGTTGGCATGTCGTCGTATGTGACGACGCTGCTGATTTCGCTGTATCAGATGCCGCGTCTCGAAGCCGGGCTCTTCATGTCGCTGCTGGCTTGTATTGGTGCGCTGGTGCGTCCCATCGGCGGTCTGGTCGCGGATCGTATTTCGGGTGTGCGTGCGTTGGTGATCCTCCTTGCGGCGATTTCGCTGTGCGACTTCCTGTTCGCTGCGTGGATGCCGCCGGTGTCGGCTGGTATTGCGTTGCTGATCGCGATGTATGTGTGCTTCGGGTTGGGCAACGGCGCGACGTTCCAACTGGTGCCGCAGCGCTGGAAGGGCAAGACGGGCTTGATGTCGGGGATCGTCGGCGCGGCGGGGGGTATCGGCGGGTTTTATCTGCCTGTGATCATGGGCATCGCGAAGGAAGGCACGGGCAGCTATCAGATGGGCTTTGCGACGTTCGGCGTGCTGGCGGCGCTTGCGTTCGGGCTGGTGGTGCTGCATCGCGCACGGTGGCTCGAATGGGCGCTGCCTAAGGAAAGCCATGTGGTTGTCGAGCCGATTCGGGCGGGCGTGCGGGTGGATAGTGGGGTTTGA
- a CDS encoding type IV pili methyl-accepting chemotaxis transducer N-terminal domain-containing protein: MTNEQITTQRSEVSGQTIGELINLSGRQRMLSQRIVLHVLLASHGDMNALAITRECLATFAATHRVLVNGNDHLPGVFSDALQQLYYGTRKADERVQRFIALTDETIARVEANDDATREHVDALVAQATPLLELLQEITLAYQNEMRGIEAATQRRQAAIAEQLSSISMQANIVALNARISAARAGSYGREFAVITTVLADIIKEGTR; the protein is encoded by the coding sequence ATGACGAACGAGCAGATCACCACGCAACGCAGTGAAGTGTCCGGACAGACGATCGGCGAACTGATCAATCTGTCTGGCCGTCAGCGGATGCTTTCGCAACGCATCGTGCTGCATGTGTTGCTCGCGTCGCATGGCGATATGAATGCGCTGGCGATCACGCGCGAATGCCTCGCGACGTTTGCGGCGACGCATCGCGTGCTCGTGAATGGCAATGATCATTTGCCTGGCGTGTTCTCGGATGCATTACAGCAGCTTTATTACGGCACGCGCAAGGCGGATGAACGCGTGCAGCGCTTCATCGCGTTGACGGACGAAACGATCGCGCGCGTCGAGGCAAATGACGACGCGACACGCGAGCATGTGGATGCGCTCGTCGCACAAGCGACGCCGCTGCTCGAACTGCTGCAGGAAATCACGCTGGCCTATCAGAACGAGATGCGCGGTATCGAGGCAGCAACACAGCGCCGTCAGGCCGCGATCGCGGAACAGCTATCGAGCATTTCGATGCAGGCGAACATCGTCGCGTTGAATGCACGCATTTCGGCGGCGCGCGCGGGTTCGTACGGCCGCGAGTTCGCCGTCATCACGACGGTGCTCGCCGACATCATCAAGGAGGGGACACGCTGA
- a CDS encoding sugar ABC transporter permease — MTPDLTSSDSHAKHGASIASGQRIKQLFARYKLLALLLAVAVIWVFFSFLTEGAFVTPRNLSNLLRQMSITGMLACGMVFVIISGEIDLSVGSLLGLLGGVAAILNVTHHWPLAATLPVVMLLGVAIGLFNGWWSTYLRVPSFIVGLGGMLAYRGVLLGVTGGSTIAPVSDDFVFIGQGYLPRIAGDTLAVALFVLLAALTVRQRQKRQHYNLSVVPLWQDGVKIVATGLILLAFVATLNRYGGIPVPVLLLLALLGIFTYIATQTVFGRRIYAVGSNLEATRLSGVNTNRVKLAIFALMGLMCAFGGLINTARLAAGSPSAGSMGELDAIAACFIGGTSMRGGSGTVYGALIGALVMASLDNGMSMLDVDSYWQMIVKGGILVLAVWIDVVSGSDRR, encoded by the coding sequence ATGACTCCTGATCTCACTTCTTCCGATAGCCACGCAAAACACGGCGCGTCGATCGCATCGGGACAGCGTATCAAGCAGCTGTTCGCGCGCTACAAGCTGCTCGCGTTGCTGCTTGCCGTCGCTGTCATCTGGGTGTTCTTTTCGTTCCTCACGGAAGGCGCGTTCGTCACGCCGCGCAATCTGTCGAACCTGTTGCGGCAGATGTCGATCACGGGAATGCTCGCGTGCGGCATGGTGTTCGTCATCATCTCGGGCGAGATCGACCTGTCCGTCGGGTCGCTGCTCGGGCTGCTCGGTGGCGTCGCGGCGATACTGAACGTCACGCATCACTGGCCGCTCGCGGCGACGCTGCCCGTCGTGATGCTGCTTGGCGTCGCAATTGGTCTTTTCAACGGCTGGTGGTCGACGTATCTGCGTGTGCCGTCGTTCATCGTCGGGTTGGGCGGCATGCTCGCGTATCGCGGCGTGCTGCTCGGCGTGACGGGCGGATCGACGATCGCGCCGGTGTCCGACGACTTCGTCTTCATCGGTCAGGGCTACTTGCCGCGCATTGCGGGCGACACGCTCGCTGTTGCGCTGTTCGTGCTGCTCGCCGCATTGACGGTGCGCCAGCGGCAGAAGCGCCAGCACTACAACCTGAGCGTCGTGCCGCTGTGGCAGGACGGCGTGAAGATCGTCGCGACGGGCCTGATCCTGCTTGCGTTCGTCGCGACGCTCAACCGTTACGGCGGCATTCCCGTGCCCGTGCTGCTGTTGCTCGCGCTGCTCGGCATCTTCACGTACATCGCGACGCAAACCGTATTCGGCCGGCGCATCTATGCGGTCGGCTCGAATCTCGAAGCGACGCGCCTGTCGGGTGTCAACACGAACCGCGTGAAGCTCGCGATCTTCGCGCTGATGGGGCTGATGTGTGCATTCGGCGGCCTCATCAATACGGCGCGGTTGGCGGCGGGCTCGCCGTCGGCGGGTTCGATGGGTGAACTCGATGCGATTGCGGCGTGCTTTATCGGCGGCACGTCGATGCGCGGCGGCTCGGGCACCGTGTATGGCGCGCTGATCGGGGCGCTCGTGATGGCGAGCCTCGATAACGGCATGTCGATGCTCGACGTCGACTCGTACTGGCAGATGATCGTGAAGGGCGGCATTCTCGTGCTCGCGGTGTGGATCGACGTGGTCTCGGGGTCTGACCGGCGCTAG
- the xylG gene encoding D-xylose ABC transporter ATP-binding protein gives MAQALLELRGIAKSFAGVKALDGIDLVVAPGECVGLCGENGAGKSTLMKIVSGVYPHGDWSGEILWDGKPLVAQNIRDTERAGIVIIHQELMLVPQLSVAENIFLGNEITQPGGRMNYAAMYQRADELLRELNITGINVAQPVMNYGGGHQQLIEIAKALNKQARLLILDEPSSSLTAAETKILLDIVRDLKKRGVACVYISHKLDEVEAVCDTITVIRDGKHVATQPMKQLTTDRIIAMMVGREITNLFPREPHEIGDVIFEARNVTCYDVTNTNRKRVDDVSFALRKGEILGVAGLVGAGRTELMQAIFGAYPGVSEAEVWMDGKRLKIRAPADAIAAGIAMVPEDRKRHGIVPQLGVGHNITLAVLQRFAKGGRIDTASELDTINSEMKRLSVRAASPMLSIASLSGGNQQKAVLTRMLLTNPSVLILDEPTRGVDVGAKFEIYKLMFALAKRGVSIIMVSSELTEVLGVSDRVLVIGEGELRGDFVNDGLTQEHILTAAIATNPKDADTNGKGPTQLASVA, from the coding sequence ATGGCACAAGCGCTTCTGGAGTTGCGCGGCATCGCCAAATCGTTTGCCGGGGTGAAGGCGCTCGACGGCATCGATCTCGTCGTCGCGCCCGGCGAATGCGTCGGACTGTGCGGCGAAAACGGCGCAGGCAAATCGACGCTGATGAAGATCGTCTCCGGCGTCTATCCGCATGGCGACTGGTCCGGCGAAATCCTCTGGGACGGCAAGCCGCTCGTCGCGCAGAACATCCGCGATACTGAACGCGCAGGCATCGTCATCATCCATCAGGAACTGATGCTCGTGCCGCAATTGTCGGTGGCCGAGAACATTTTCCTCGGCAATGAAATCACGCAGCCCGGCGGCCGCATGAATTACGCGGCGATGTATCAGCGCGCCGACGAACTGTTGCGCGAACTGAATATCACAGGCATCAACGTCGCACAGCCGGTGATGAACTATGGCGGCGGACATCAGCAACTGATCGAAATCGCCAAGGCGCTCAACAAGCAGGCAAGACTGCTGATACTCGACGAGCCTTCTTCATCGTTGACGGCAGCGGAAACGAAGATCCTGCTCGATATCGTGCGCGATCTGAAAAAGCGCGGCGTGGCTTGCGTGTATATCTCGCACAAGCTCGACGAAGTGGAAGCGGTGTGCGACACGATCACCGTGATACGCGACGGCAAGCACGTCGCCACGCAGCCGATGAAGCAACTCACCACCGATCGCATCATCGCGATGATGGTCGGGCGCGAGATCACGAATCTGTTTCCGCGCGAGCCGCATGAGATCGGCGACGTGATCTTCGAGGCGCGCAACGTGACGTGCTATGACGTGACGAATACGAACCGCAAGCGTGTCGACGATGTGTCGTTTGCGTTGCGCAAGGGCGAAATTCTCGGCGTCGCGGGACTGGTCGGCGCGGGGCGCACGGAGTTGATGCAGGCGATCTTCGGCGCGTATCCGGGCGTGAGCGAGGCTGAAGTGTGGATGGACGGCAAGCGCCTGAAAATCCGCGCACCCGCCGATGCGATCGCGGCCGGCATCGCGATGGTGCCGGAAGACCGCAAGCGTCACGGCATCGTGCCGCAGCTGGGTGTCGGTCACAACATCACGCTCGCCGTGTTGCAACGCTTTGCGAAAGGCGGGCGCATCGATACCGCATCCGAACTCGACACGATCAACTCGGAAATGAAGCGCCTGTCGGTGCGCGCGGCTTCGCCGATGCTGTCGATTGCGAGTCTTTCAGGCGGCAACCAGCAGAAGGCGGTGCTCACGCGCATGCTGCTCACCAATCCCTCCGTGCTGATTCTCGACGAGCCGACACGCGGCGTCGATGTCGGCGCGAAGTTCGAAATCTACAAGCTGATGTTCGCGCTCGCGAAGCGCGGCGTGTCGATCATCATGGTGTCGTCGGAATTGACGGAAGTGCTCGGCGTGAGCGATCGCGTGCTTGTGATCGGCGAAGGCGAGTTGCGCGGCGATTTTGTGAATGACGGTCTCACGCAGGAACATATTCTGACGGCCGCCATCGCGACGAACCCGAAAGACGCGGACACGAACGGCAAGGGCCCCACTCAACTGGCGAGCGTCGCATGA
- the xylF gene encoding D-xylose ABC transporter substrate-binding protein, producing MKSAMRRSVLSSLVCAAMAAGLTMVAPLAHASKDKPEIGFCIDDLRVERWSRDRDYFVAAATKLGAKVSVQSADASEARQISQIENLISRGVDVIVIVPFNSKTLGNVVAEAHKAGIKVVSYDRLILDADVDAYISFDNEKVGELQAQGVFNAQPKGNYFLLGGAPTDNNAKMLREGQLKILKPAIDRGDVKIVGQQWVPEWSAATALRITEDALTANNNKIDAIVASNDGTAGGAIQALAAQKMAGKVPVSGQDADLAAVKRVIAGTQTMTVYKPLKLIAGEAAKLAVDLAKGDKPSYNAKYDNGKKQVDTVLLQPTLLTKSNVDVVIKDGFYTQAQLAGN from the coding sequence ATGAAATCTGCAATGCGTCGTTCCGTATTGAGTTCCCTCGTTTGCGCCGCAATGGCCGCCGGCCTGACGATGGTCGCGCCGCTCGCGCACGCGAGCAAGGACAAGCCCGAAATCGGCTTCTGTATCGACGATCTGCGTGTCGAACGCTGGTCGCGCGATCGCGACTATTTCGTCGCCGCAGCGACGAAACTCGGCGCGAAAGTCTCCGTGCAATCCGCCGACGCGAGCGAAGCGCGGCAAATCTCGCAGATCGAGAACCTGATCTCGCGCGGCGTCGACGTGATCGTGATCGTGCCGTTCAATTCGAAGACCTTGGGCAATGTCGTCGCCGAAGCGCACAAGGCAGGCATCAAGGTCGTGTCGTATGACCGGCTGATTCTCGATGCCGACGTCGATGCCTATATCTCGTTCGACAACGAGAAGGTTGGCGAGCTGCAGGCGCAAGGCGTGTTTAACGCGCAGCCCAAGGGTAACTACTTCCTGCTCGGCGGCGCGCCGACCGACAACAACGCGAAGATGCTGCGCGAAGGGCAGTTGAAGATACTCAAACCGGCAATCGATCGCGGCGACGTGAAGATCGTCGGCCAGCAGTGGGTGCCGGAATGGAGTGCGGCGACGGCGCTGCGCATCACGGAAGACGCACTGACCGCGAACAACAACAAGATCGATGCAATCGTCGCGTCGAACGACGGCACGGCAGGCGGCGCAATCCAGGCGCTCGCCGCGCAGAAGATGGCGGGCAAGGTGCCCGTGTCCGGCCAGGATGCGGACCTTGCAGCCGTCAAGCGCGTGATCGCGGGCACGCAGACCATGACGGTGTACAAGCCGCTGAAGCTGATCGCAGGTGAGGCGGCGAAGCTCGCCGTCGATCTCGCGAAGGGCGACAAGCCCTCGTACAACGCGAAGTACGACAACGGCAAGAAGCAGGTCGATACGGTGCTTTTGCAACCCACACTGCTCACGAAGAGCAACGTGGATGTCGTGATCAAGGACGGCTTCTATACGCAGGCGCAACTGGCTGGCAACTGA
- the xylA gene encoding xylose isomerase has translation MSYFEHLPAVRYEGPHTENPFAYRHYDKDKLVLGKRMEDHLRLAVCYWHTFVWPGADMFGPGTFERPWHRSGDALEKAHAKADHAFELFQKLGTPFYTFHDADVAPEGDSIKSYVNNFKTMTDVLARKQEQTGVKLLWGTANLFSHPRYAAGAATNPNPDVFAFAATQVLNALEATQRLNGENYVLWGGREGYETLLNTDLKRERDQLGRFMSMVVEHKHKIGFKGALLIEPKPQEPTKHQYDYDVATVHGFLTQFGLQDEIRVNIEANHATLAGHSFHHEIANAFALGIFGSIDANRGDAQNGWDTDQFPNSVEELTLAFYEILRNGGFETGGMNFDAKVRRQSIDPEDLVHGHIGAIDVIAVALERAAHLVENDRLGAFKQQRYAGWDSDFGRKVLAGGHSLESLASDAVQRNIAPHHVSGQQERLENIVNQAIYSAAK, from the coding sequence ATGTCCTACTTCGAACATTTGCCCGCCGTGCGCTACGAAGGCCCGCACACGGAAAACCCGTTCGCCTATCGCCATTACGACAAGGACAAACTGGTGCTGGGCAAGCGAATGGAAGACCATCTACGCCTGGCCGTCTGCTACTGGCACACGTTCGTATGGCCCGGCGCGGACATGTTCGGACCAGGCACGTTCGAGCGTCCATGGCATCGCTCGGGTGATGCGCTAGAAAAGGCGCATGCCAAGGCCGATCACGCGTTCGAACTGTTCCAGAAACTCGGCACCCCGTTCTACACATTCCATGACGCCGACGTAGCGCCCGAAGGCGACAGCATCAAAAGCTATGTGAACAACTTCAAGACGATGACGGACGTGCTCGCGCGCAAGCAGGAGCAGACGGGCGTCAAGCTGCTATGGGGCACAGCGAACCTCTTCTCGCATCCACGTTATGCGGCAGGCGCAGCCACCAACCCGAATCCCGATGTGTTTGCGTTTGCCGCAACCCAGGTATTGAACGCACTGGAAGCAACACAGCGCCTGAACGGCGAGAACTACGTGCTGTGGGGCGGCCGCGAAGGCTACGAAACCTTGCTCAACACAGACCTGAAACGCGAGCGCGATCAGCTTGGACGCTTCATGAGCATGGTCGTCGAACACAAGCACAAGATAGGTTTCAAGGGCGCACTGCTGATCGAGCCAAAACCGCAAGAGCCCACCAAGCATCAATACGACTACGACGTCGCGACAGTCCATGGCTTTCTAACCCAATTCGGCTTGCAGGACGAAATCCGCGTGAACATCGAAGCGAATCACGCAACGCTCGCGGGCCATTCGTTCCATCACGAAATCGCCAATGCATTCGCGCTCGGCATTTTCGGCAGCATCGACGCAAATCGCGGCGACGCGCAAAACGGCTGGGACACGGACCAGTTCCCAAATAGTGTCGAGGAACTCACGCTCGCGTTCTACGAGATCCTGCGCAACGGCGGCTTTGAGACGGGCGGCATGAACTTCGATGCAAAGGTCCGCCGTCAAAGTATCGATCCCGAAGACCTGGTACACGGCCATATCGGCGCAATCGATGTGATCGCCGTCGCGCTGGAACGTGCCGCTCATCTCGTTGAGAACGACCGCCTGGGCGCGTTCAAGCAGCAACGCTATGCGGGATGGGACAGCGATTTCGGCCGTAAGGTGCTGGCGGGCGGCCATTCGCTCGAATCGCTGGCAAGCGATGCAGTGCAGCGAAACATCGCGCCGCATCATGTCAGTGGACAGCAAGAGCGTCTGGAGAACATCGTCAATCAGGCAATCTACTCAGCCGCTAAATAG